A window from Culex pipiens pallens isolate TS chromosome 3, TS_CPP_V2, whole genome shotgun sequence encodes these proteins:
- the LOC120429198 gene encoding regulation of nuclear pre-mRNA domain-containing protein 1B: MSSFTESGLVKKLSELNPSQQSIQTLSLWLIHHRKHHSIIVKTWLKELHRVSSSKKLTFMYLANDVIQNSKKKGPEFGKEYENVLLKAFKLIAGSGPEEKTIHSLNRILNIWGERGVYDEPRIKEYSAALNQREKSPAATATAATPSKKNGEEKREKRKQEGGDSNGHGHKKKSKSSSSSSATANSGSSAAPVEKKPAKSEVTIEVNGKVETHVTLSPHQPDGDPPEPEELIRVIQELENSASSDAAVRERIANLPPEVSELSALAKLEDKEAAMRLAVKVNDAIKILNDYNARLASEMDDRKKLTTMLKDFQREQQELLAQAEQRLEEYTSKLSKIKEVQREVRNHMNNLPDLTALPDVTGGLAPLPSAGDLFNIHHH, from the exons ATGTCCTCCTTCACCGAATCCGGTCTGGTGAAGAAGCTGTCGGAGCTGAACCCGAGCCAGCAAAGTATCCAGACGCTGTCGTTGTGGCTGATCCACCACCGGAAGCACCACTCGATCATCGTGAAAACCTGGCTAAAGGAGCTGCATAGGG TGTCCTCGTCGAAGAAGCTGACCTTCATGTACCTGGCCAACGACGTGATCCAGAACAGCAAAAAGAAGGGCCCGGAGTTTGGCAAGGAGTACGAGAATGTGTTGCTGAAGGCGTTCAAGTTGATTGCCGGATCCGGGCCGGAAGAGAAGACGATCCACAGCTTGAACCGGATCCTGAACATCTGGGGCGAGCGGGGCGTGTACGACGAGCCGAGAATCAAGGAATATTCAGCTGCATTGAACCAAAGGGAAAAGAGTCCGGCTGCCACGGCCACCGCCGCCACTCCGAGCAAGAAAAACGGCGAGGAAAAGCGTGAAAAGCGGAAGCAGGAGGGAGGCGATTCCAACGGCCACGGTCATAAGAAAAAGTCCAAGAGTTCGTCGAGCAGTTCGGCGACGGCCAACTCTGGCAGCAGCGCCGCCCCCGTCGAGAAGAAACCCGCCAAGAGCGAAGTGACCATCGAGGTGAACGGCAAGGTTGAGACGCACGTGACGCTGAGTCCGCACCAGCCGGACGGCGATCCGCCCGAGCCGGAGGAGCTGATTCGCGTCATCCAGGAGCTGGAGAACTCGGCCTCGAGCGATGCGGCGGTGCGCGAGCGGATCGCGAACCTGCCACCGGAGGTTTCGGAGCTGTCGGCGCTGGCCAAGCTCGAGGACAAGGAGGCGGCGATGCGGTTGGCGGTGAAG GTCAACGATGCCATAAAGATCCTGAACGACTACAACGCCCGGCTCGCCTCCGAGATGGACGACCGCAAGAAGCTGACGACAATGCTGAAGGATTTCCAGCGGGAGCAGCAGGAATTGCTGGCGCAGGCAGAACAGCGATTGGAG GAGTACACATCGAAGCTATCGAAAATCAAAGAGGTGCAGCGCGAGGTGCGCAACCACATGAACAACCTGCCCGACTTGACGGCCCTGCCGGACGTGACGGGCGGGTTGGCGCCGCTGCCGTCCGCGGGCGACCTGTTCAACATTCATCACCACTAA
- the LOC128093466 gene encoding uncharacterized protein LOC128093466, which yields MSRHLAAKYLASHRKRKREEREKENRVVAPLRQAEETIADRDEEGEQEMEKEEGEQEMEEEEEIKAPKPRRPAKTSAERVREFRQRKKLKAQEEAERGGTVAAGNPAATVNLEPMPGPSTGPVRFYPRPDPVQIPSGSGRGTFQADSETFLGEFLAKCDKLQNKDLL from the coding sequence ATGTCACGACACCTGGCGGCGAAATACCTTGCGAGTCATCGCAAGCGGAAGCGTGaggagagagagaaggagaacaGAGTGGTGGCGCCACTGAGGCAAGCTGAGGAGACGATTGCTGATCGTGATGAGGAGGGAGAGCAGGAGATGGAGAAGGAGGAGGGAGAGCAGGAGAtggaggaggaagaggagaTCAAGGCACCGAAACCGCGGAGGCCTGCCAAGACGAGCGCTGAGCGCGTCAGGGAATTCCGCCAGCGGAAGAAACTGAAAGCGCAAGAGGAGGCCGAGCGAGGAGGTACAGTAGCGGCCGGTAACCCAGCAGCAACTGTGAATTTGGAGCCGATGCCCGGCCCGAGCACGGGGCCAGTACGGTTCTACCCACGACCTGACCCGGTACAGATTCCGTCGGGTTCTGGAAGGGGCACGTTCCAGGCCGATTCCGAGACATTTCTTGGTGAGTTTTTAGCAAAATGTGATAAACTACAGAACAAAGATTTGCTTTAA